A section of the Chloroflexota bacterium genome encodes:
- a CDS encoding Glu/Leu/Phe/Val dehydrogenase, with translation MARQWRARGGPVGRPSPAINDNPFDDVIEQVDRAAEVLGLAPAEVELLKHPKRQVIVSLPIPMDDGSVQVFTGYRVLHDNTRGPGKGGVRFHPEVDLDEVKALAAWMSWKCALVDVAFGGAKGGVTCDPRKLSAGELERLTRRYTAEIFEVIGPNLDIPAPDVGTDARVMAWMMDTYSMKRGYVEPGVVTGKPIVLGGSLGREAATGRGIVVTTREALRDLGMSLEGVRVAIQGFGNVGSNAARLLAEAGAKIVAVGDVSGGLYREDGLDIAALLRHRSEHSVVEGFPGAQPLTNDELLTLPVDVLVPAALEGQLHEGNADRVRAKLIVEGANGPTTAEGDEIFRARGIPVAPDIMANSGGVVVSYFEWVQDRYGFFWTEAEVNQRLEEKMVQAYAALRGAIDRFDLVNDLRTAAYTVAMQRILEARRLRGLYA, from the coding sequence ATGGCGAGGCAATGGCGCGCGCGCGGAGGGCCGGTCGGACGGCCCAGCCCGGCAATCAACGACAACCCGTTTGACGACGTGATCGAGCAGGTGGACCGAGCGGCCGAGGTGCTCGGGCTGGCGCCAGCCGAGGTCGAGCTGCTCAAGCACCCGAAGCGGCAGGTGATCGTCTCTCTGCCGATCCCGATGGACGACGGCTCGGTCCAGGTCTTCACCGGCTACCGCGTCCTCCACGACAACACGCGCGGCCCCGGCAAGGGCGGCGTCCGCTTCCATCCCGAGGTTGACCTGGACGAGGTCAAAGCCCTGGCCGCCTGGATGTCCTGGAAGTGCGCCCTGGTGGACGTGGCGTTCGGCGGGGCCAAGGGCGGCGTGACCTGCGATCCGCGCAAGCTCTCGGCCGGCGAGTTGGAGCGGCTGACCCGCCGCTACACCGCTGAGATCTTCGAGGTGATCGGCCCGAACCTCGACATCCCGGCCCCGGACGTCGGCACCGACGCCCGCGTGATGGCCTGGATGATGGACACCTATTCGATGAAGCGCGGGTATGTGGAGCCGGGTGTCGTGACGGGCAAGCCGATCGTCCTGGGCGGCTCGCTGGGGCGCGAGGCGGCGACGGGGCGTGGCATCGTGGTGACCACCCGCGAGGCCCTCCGCGATCTTGGGATGTCACTGGAGGGCGTACGGGTTGCCATACAGGGGTTCGGCAACGTCGGTTCGAACGCCGCGCGGCTGCTGGCCGAGGCCGGCGCGAAGATCGTGGCGGTCGGCGACGTGAGCGGCGGCCTCTACCGCGAGGACGGCCTCGACATCGCGGCCCTGCTGCGGCACCGCTCCGAGCACAGCGTCGTCGAAGGGTTCCCGGGCGCCCAGCCGCTCACCAACGACGAGCTGCTGACCTTGCCCGTCGACGTACTGGTGCCGGCCGCTCTCGAAGGACAGCTGCACGAGGGCAACGCCGACCGGGTCCGCGCGAAGCTGATCGTGGAGGGCGCGAACGGCCCCACCACTGCCGAGGGCGACGAGATCTTCCGAGCGCGCGGCATCCCGGTGGCGCCCGACATCATGGCGAACTCGGGCGGCGTGGTGGTCTCCTACTTCGAGTGGGTGCAGGACCGCTACGGCTTCTTCTGGACCGAGGCGGAGGTCAACCAGCGGCTCGAAGAGAAGATGGTGCAGGCGTACGCGGCCCTTCGGGGCGCCATCGACCGCTTCGACCTTGTCAACGACCTTCGAACGGCGGCGTACACCGTGGCGATGCAGCGCATCCTGGAGGCACGGCGGCTGCGCGGCCTGTATGCGTGA